GTATTTGAAAGAAAAAAATCTGGATACATTGATTAAAAATTTGAAACAACCTGTGTTGGGAATTTGTCTTGGAATGCAATTGATGTGCCGTCATTCTGAAGAAAACAATACCGATTGTTTAGGAATTTTTGACTTAAATGTGAAACGATTCCCTGAAAGCGAACTGAAAGTACCGCAAATCGGCTGGAATAATATTTTTTCATTAAAATCACCGCTCTTAAAAGGAATTTCAGAAAAGGAATATATGTATTTTGTCCACAGCTACTATGTGGAAAAATGCACTGAAAGCATTGCTTTAACAGATTATGGATTGGAATATAGTTCTGCTATTCAAAAGGATAACTTTTACGCCGTACAGTTTCATCCCGAAAAATCAGGTGAAGCCGGACAGAAAATTTTGGAGAATTTTATCAACTTATGACTTTTGAAATCCAACATACCGACCCAAACAGCAACGCTCGCTCGGGAATAATAAAAACCGATCACGGTGAAATAAAAACGCCTATTTTTATGCCTGTAGGAACAGTCGCTTCGGTAAAAGCTGTACATTTTCAAGAGTTGAGGGAAGATATTAAGGCACAAATAATTTTAGGAAATACATATCATTTATATCTTCGACCGGGAACGGAAATTTTGGAACAGGCTGGAGGTCTGCATAAATTCAACGGTTGGGAAAAGCCGATTTTAACAGACAGCGGCGGTTTTCAAGTGTTTTCATTGTCAAATACACGAAAAATGCACGAAGAAGGCGTTACGTTTCATTCACATATCGATGGAAGCAAGCATCTTTTTACACCGGAAGGAGTCGTTGATATTCAACGTTCCATTGGTGCGGATATTACGATGGCGCTTGATGAATGTACACCGGGAACGGCAGATTATACGTATGCAAAAAAATCGATGGAACTTACTCATCGTTGGTTGGAGCGTGGTTTGAAGCGTTTTGACGAAACTCAACCGAAATACGGTTATTCTCAAACTTTTTTCCCAATAGTGCAAGGTTGTGTTTATCCTGATTTAAGACGCGAATCTGCAAAATTTATTGCAGACCAAAACCGCGAAGGAAATGCAATAGGAGGTTTAGCTGTAGGAGAACCCACCGAAAAAATGTATGAAATGATTGAAGTAGTAAATGAAATACTACCAAAAGACAAACCACGTTATTTAATGGGAGTAGGAACTCCAATCAATATTTTGGAAGCCATTGAGCGCGGCGTAGATATGTTTGATTGTGTAATGCCTACACGTAACGGACGTAACGGAATGCTTTTTACCTCGCAAGGTGTGATGAATATGCGTAATGAAAAATGGAAAAATGATTTCTCTCCGTTAGATGAGGTTGGAACTTCTTATGTGGATAAGGCATATACTAAAGCTTATCTGCGTCATTTATTCATTAGTAAAGAATTGCTGGCAATGCAAATAGCTTCCATTCATAATTTAGCTTTTTATTTATGGCTTGTAACTGAAGCAAAAAATCATATTGAAAAGGGCGATTTTACTATTTGGAAAAAAGAAATGGTATATCAATTAGGAAGGAGATTATAAAATACTCAAGCTTATTAATGTATTGAATTTATAAGAATGAACACAAAAATAAATTATCAAAAAATCGGATTAAAACGAATTGATACATACATTATTAAAAAGTTTTTAGGAACTTTTTTCTTCACTATTATACTTATATTAAGTATCTCAATCGTTTTTGATATTACCGAGAAAATTGATAATTTTTATGAAAATAACGCCCCTTGGAAAGCCATAATATTTGATTATTACCTCAATTTTATTCCTTTTTATGCTCATCTTTTCACTCCGCTTTTTACATTTATTTCCGTAATATTTTTCACATCCAAAATGGCTAACAATACCGAAATTGTTGCTATTCTTGCAAGTGGGGTTAGTTTTAAACGTTTTTTACTCCCTTATGCCATATCAGCTGCGGTCATTATGTTGTTTTCATTTGTTTTAGGAGCATTTATTATTCCTCACTCTTCAAAAATAAAACTTGATTTTGAAAACAAATACGTTGAGAAATTTAAGACTGAAAATGCACACAATATTCAAATGGAGGTAGAAAAGGGAACTATTTTATATTTTGATAGATTTGAAGAAACGAATAATACCGGATATAAATTTTCACTTGAAAAATTTGACAA
The genomic region above belongs to uncultured Paludibacter sp. and contains:
- the hisH gene encoding Imidazole glycerol phosphate synthase subunit HisH translates to MKISIIKYNAGNIQSVLFALQRIGIEAIVTDDKDKILSSDKVIFPGVGEASSAMKYLKEKNLDTLIKNLKQPVLGICLGMQLMCRHSEENNTDCLGIFDLNVKRFPESELKVPQIGWNNIFSLKSPLLKGISEKEYMYFVHSYYVEKCTESIALTDYGLEYSSAIQKDNFYAVQFHPEKSGEAGQKILENFINL
- the tgt gene encoding Queuine tRNA-ribosyltransferase, with amino-acid sequence MTFEIQHTDPNSNARSGIIKTDHGEIKTPIFMPVGTVASVKAVHFQELREDIKAQIILGNTYHLYLRPGTEILEQAGGLHKFNGWEKPILTDSGGFQVFSLSNTRKMHEEGVTFHSHIDGSKHLFTPEGVVDIQRSIGADITMALDECTPGTADYTYAKKSMELTHRWLERGLKRFDETQPKYGYSQTFFPIVQGCVYPDLRRESAKFIADQNREGNAIGGLAVGEPTEKMYEMIEVVNEILPKDKPRYLMGVGTPINILEAIERGVDMFDCVMPTRNGRNGMLFTSQGVMNMRNEKWKNDFSPLDEVGTSYVDKAYTKAYLRHLFISKELLAMQIASIHNLAFYLWLVTEAKNHIEKGDFTIWKKEMVYQLGRRL
- a CDS encoding Permease YjgP/YjgQ family protein; translated protein: MNTKINYQKIGLKRIDTYIIKKFLGTFFFTIILILSISIVFDITEKIDNFYENNAPWKAIIFDYYLNFIPFYAHLFTPLFTFISVIFFTSKMANNTEIVAILASGVSFKRFLLPYAISAAVIMLFSFVLGAFIIPHSSKIKLDFENKYVEKFKTENAHNIQMEVEKGTILYFDRFEETNNTGYKFSLEKFDKKILISRLTAESVIWDSAYNWHVNNYIKRDFNGMRETLTRGDTLNLKIPIQPKELFISAEEAPQMSLFELRNYLQKQKKRGVGNTQVFEDEYYKRYSMPLAAIIMTLIGVTLSSKKVRGGMGLNLGIGLALSSLYVLFITMSSTFAVSGLMPTLLAVWMPNIVFLSVGLYLYRIAPK